The Rhodoligotrophos appendicifer genome has a window encoding:
- a CDS encoding proline racemase family protein, with amino-acid sequence MRSLRAINVVGCHAEGEVGDVVVGGLLAPKGETVFEMMKTMEREQDHIRRFLLCEPRGTVARNMNIIVPAKRADCVAGAIIMESTEYPPMSGSNTMCISTVLLETGMVPMVEPVTRMRLDMPGGPVDVIAECRDGKCVSVTFENVPSFVFHLDAPLELEGHGTISVDVAYGGMIYALVDARALGFSIAPDEARDLAVLGEQVRIAARAQIEAIHPELPEVKGVSIVQFNTRFEGPDTVARNTCIVSPGRSDRSPTGTGLSARLAVLAARGQLKVGERFSHSSIIGSRFDGRIAGEARCGDKPAIIPAITGRAWITGTTSYFLDPSDPYPQGYVVADSWGTSGTAVSQE; translated from the coding sequence ATGCGGTCTTTACGGGCGATCAACGTGGTCGGGTGCCATGCGGAGGGAGAAGTGGGCGACGTGGTCGTCGGCGGGCTGCTGGCGCCCAAAGGCGAGACGGTCTTCGAGATGATGAAGACCATGGAGCGCGAACAGGACCATATCCGCCGCTTCCTGCTGTGCGAGCCGCGCGGCACCGTGGCGCGGAACATGAACATCATCGTGCCGGCCAAGCGCGCCGATTGCGTGGCGGGCGCCATCATCATGGAATCGACGGAATATCCGCCGATGTCGGGCTCCAACACCATGTGCATCTCGACCGTGCTGCTGGAAACCGGGATGGTGCCCATGGTGGAGCCGGTGACGCGGATGCGGCTCGACATGCCCGGCGGACCGGTGGACGTGATCGCCGAGTGCCGGGACGGGAAATGCGTCTCGGTGACCTTCGAGAACGTGCCCTCCTTCGTGTTCCATCTGGACGCACCACTGGAGCTCGAAGGACATGGGACGATCAGCGTGGATGTCGCCTATGGGGGCATGATCTACGCTCTCGTGGATGCGAGGGCGCTCGGCTTCTCCATCGCACCGGACGAGGCCCGGGACCTTGCGGTGCTTGGTGAACAGGTGCGGATCGCCGCGCGCGCGCAGATCGAGGCGATCCATCCGGAGCTGCCGGAGGTGAAGGGCGTCTCCATCGTCCAGTTCAATACCCGCTTCGAGGGGCCGGACACCGTTGCCCGCAACACCTGCATCGTGTCGCCGGGACGGTCGGACCGCAGCCCGACGGGCACCGGGCTTTCGGCGCGGCTGGCGGTGCTGGCGGCGCGGGGACAGCTCAAGGTGGGCGAGCGGTTCTCGCATTCCTCGATCATCGGATCCCGCTTCGACGGGCGGATCGCCGGCGAGGCACGGTGCGGCGACAAGCCCGCCATCATTCCCGCCATCACCGGCCGGGCCTGGATCACCGGCACGACGAGCTATTTCCTCGATCCGAGCGATCCCTATCCACAAGGCTATGTGGTCGCCGACAGCTGGGGCACGTCGGGCACGGCCGTGAGCCAGGAATG